A section of the Gemmatimonadales bacterium genome encodes:
- a CDS encoding SgcJ/EcaC family oxidoreductase gives MYRTLLLLLACAPPLAGQTAPPAELAAARKAIEAGNVAYKAAFLASDAEALARVYDAGGARLNEGGKVIRGRQAIASDVARFLAEVGAVRVGIETAEVWLVDDVAYETGAWSYAFHPKGKAEQRIGGRYVTLWKRQADGGWRIWADMGVPGT, from the coding sequence ATGTACCGAACGCTCCTGCTGCTCCTCGCGTGCGCTCCCCCTCTGGCCGGGCAGACGGCTCCGCCCGCCGAGCTCGCCGCCGCCCGGAAGGCCATCGAAGCCGGCAACGTCGCGTACAAGGCTGCGTTTCTGGCATCCGACGCCGAGGCGCTGGCCAGAGTCTACGATGCGGGCGGCGCGCGGCTGAACGAGGGCGGCAAGGTGATCCGGGGCCGCCAGGCGATCGCGAGCGATGTCGCACGCTTTCTCGCCGAGGTCGGTGCGGTGCGGGTGGGCATCGAGACCGCCGAAGTCTGGCTGGTGGACGACGTCGCCTACGAGACCGGAGCGTGGTCGTACGCCTTCCACCCGAAGGGCAAGGCCGAACAGCGCATCGGCGGCCGGTACGTGACGCTCTGGAAGCGGCAGGCGGACGGCGGCTGGAGGATCTGGGC